The sequence gattccaaagggaatcctgaagggattccaaagggaatcctttagggattccaaagggaatcctttagggattccaaagggaatcctgtagggattccaaagggaatcctgtagggattccaaagggattaggggttccaaagggaatcctttagggattccaaaggaatccttagattccaaagggaatcctttagggattccaaaagggaatcctttagggattccaagggaatcctttagattccaaaggaatcctttagattccaaaggaatcctttagattccaaaggaatcctttagattccaaaggaatcctttaggattccaaagggaatcctttagggattccaaaggaatcctttagattccaaaggaatcctttagattcaaagggaatcctttagattccaaaggaatcctttagggattccaaagggaatcctttaggattcaagggaatcctttaggattcaaagggaatcctttagggattccaaaggaatcctttagggattccaaagggaatcctttaggattccaaaggaatcctttagattcaaagggaatcctttagattccaaagggaatcctttaggattccaaaggaatccttagggattccaaaggaatcctttagattccaaaggaatcctttagaTTCAAAGGGaatctttagggattccaaagggaatcctttagattccaaaggaatcctttagggattcaagggaatcctttagggattccaaaggaatcctttagattccaaaggaatcctttagattccaaaggaatcctttagggattcaaagggaatcctttagattccaaaggaatctttagattccaaagggaatcctttagattcaaagggaatcctttagattccaaaggaatcctttagggattccaaaggaatcctttagattccaaaggaatcctttagggattccaaaggaatcctttagattccaaagggaatcctttaggattcaaGGGaactttagggattccaaaggaatcctttaggattccaaagggaatcctttaggattccaaaggaatcctttaggattccaaagggaatcctttagggattccaaaggaatcctttagattccaaagggaatcctttagggattccaaagggaatcctttagattccaaaggaatcctttagggattccaaagggaatcctttaggattccaaaggaatcctttagggattccaaaggaatcctttagggattccaaagggaatccttagggattccaaaggaatcctttagattcaaagggaatcctttagggattcaaagggaatcctttagggattccaaaggaatcctttaggattcaaaggaatcctttcgggattccaaagggaatcctttaaggattccaaagggaatcctttaaggattccaaagggaatcctttaaggattccaaagggaatcctttaaggattccaaagggaatcctttaaggattccaaagggaatcctttagcgattccaaagggaatcctttagcgattccaaagggaatcctttagcgattccaaagggaatcctttagcgattccaaagggaatcctttagcgattccaaagggaatcctttagcgattccaaaggaatcctttagggattcaaaGGGAATCCGTTAGAttcggagggaatcctttaaaggattcggaggaatcctttagaTTCCAGAGgtaatcctttagggattccggagggaatcctttagggattccggagggaatcctttagggattccggagggaatcctttagggattccggagggaatcctttagggattccggagggaatcctttagggattccggagggaatcctttagggattccggagggaatccttcaggattcagaggaatcctttcgattccagaggaatcctttagggattccagagggaatcgcTTTAGGGattcagagggaatcctttgagattccagaggaatcctttagggattcagagggaatcctttagggattccagaggaatcctttaggattcagaggaatcctttagggattccagagggaatcctttagggattccagagggaatcctttagggattccagaggaatcctttagggattccagaggaatcctttagggactccagaggaatcctttagggattccagaggaatcctttagggattccagagggaatcctttagattccagaggaatcctttagggattcagaggaatcctttagattccagagggaatcctttaggattccagaggaatcctttagggattccagaggaatcctttaggattccagaggaattcctttagggattccagagggaatcctttagggattccagaggaattcctttagggattccagagggaatcctttagggattccagagggaatcctttagggattccagagggaatcctttagggattccagagggaatcctttagggattccagagggaatcctttagggattccagagggaatcctttagggattccagaggaattcctttagggattccagagggaatcctttagggattccagaggaaatcctttagggattccagaaaaaatcctttagggattccagaggaaatcctttagggattccagagggaatcctttagggattccagaggaaatcctttagggattccagaggaaatcctttagggattccagaggaaatcctttagggattccagaggaaatcctgtagggattccagaggaatccattaggattcaaaggaaatccattagggattccagagggaatccccTGGAATCCCTAATGGATTTcttctggaatccctaaaggattccctctggagtCCCTACAGGATTCCCTCTGGAGTCCCTacaggattccctctggaatccctctggaatccctaaaggattatctctggaatccctaaaggattatgtctggaatccctaaaggattccctctggaatccctaaggATTATCCCTTTGGAAtctctaaaggattccctttgaaatagttaaaatattttctctggaatttctacaggattCACTTTGCAATCCCTAAAGGCATCGctttgcaattcctgaaggattcgcTTTGTAATCCTAAAGGATTATTTTtgcaatcccaaaaggattcgctTGGCAATCCCTTAAGTATTCGCTTTGCAATCCCTAAAGAATTTTCTCAAGGATTTGCTTTGCAATCCCTTAGGGATTTGCTTTGCAATGCCTAAAGGATTGCCTTTGGATTCCTCAAAGTATTCGCTTCTTTGTCACTAAAGAAATCGCTTTGCAATCCCTAATGGATTCGCTTTGTAATCCCTAAAGCATTCGTTTCGCAATCCCCAAAGGGTTTGCTTTgtaatccctaaaggattcgctttgcaatccctgaaggattattttgcaatcccaaaaggattcgctTCGCAATCCCTTAAGTATTCGCTTTGAAATCCctaaagaattttctaaaggattTGCTTCGCAATGCCTAAAGGATTTGCTTTGCAATCCCTAAAGAATTTGCTTTGCAATCCCTTAACGATTCGAATTGCAATCCCTAAAGTATTCGCTTTGTAATCACTTAAAGTTCGCATTGCACTCCCTAAAGGATTCGCTTtgcaatccctaaaggattcgctTTAAAATCCTCAAAGATTCGCTtgcaatccctaaaggattcgctTTGCAATCCCTAAAGAATTCTCTAAAGGATTCCTAATGGATtgcctttggaatccctaatggattccctctggaatccctaaaggattccctctggaatccctaaaggattccctctggaatccctaaaggattccctctggaatccctaaaggattccctctggaatccctaaaggattccctctggaatccctaaaggattccctctggaatccctaaaggattccctctggaatccctaaaggattccctctggaatccctaaaggattccctctggaatccctaaaggattccctctggaatccctaaaggattcctctggaatcccttAAGGAGTACCTCTGGAATcgctaaaggattccctctggaatccctaaaggattccctctggaatccctaaaggattccctctggaatccctaaaggattccctctggaatccctaaaggattccctctggaatccctaaaggattccctctggaatccctaaaggattccctctggaatccctaaaggattccctctggaatccctaaaggattcctctggaatcccttaaggattccctctggaatccctaaaggattccctctggaatccctaaaggattccctctggaatccctaaaggattccctctggaatccctaatggatttcctctggaatgcctaaaggattccctctggaatccctaaaggattccctctggaatccctaaaggattccctctggaatccctaaaggattccctctggaatccctaaaggattccctctggaatccctaaaggattccctctggaatccctaaaggattccctctggaatccctaaaggattccctctggaatccctaaaggattccctctggaatccctaaaggattccctctggaatccctaaaggattccctctggaatccctaaaggattcctctggaatcctaaaggattcctctggaatccctaaaggattcctctgaaatcctaaaggattcctctggaatctaaaggattcctctggaatccctaaaggattcctctggaatcccttaaaggattccctctggaatcccttaaaggattccctctggaatcccttaaaggattccctctggaatcccttaaaggattccctctggaatcccttaaaggattccctctgcaatccctaaaggatttcttctgcaatccctaaaggattccctctgcaatccctaaaggattccctctggaatccctaattccctctggaatccctaaaggattccttctggaatccctaaaggattccttctggaatccctaaaggattccttctggaatccctaaaggattccttctggaatccctaaaggattccttctggaatccctaaaggattccctctggaatccctaaaggattccctctggaatccctaaaggattccctctggaatccctaaaggattccctctggaatccctaaaggattccctctggaatccctaaaggattccctctggaatccctaaaggattccctctggaatccctaaaggattccctctggaatccctaaaggattccctctggaatccctaaaggattccctctggaatccctaaaggattccctctggaatccctaaaggattccctctggaatccctaaaggattccctctggaatccctaaaggattccctctggaatccctaaaggattccctctagaatccctaaaggattccctctagaatccctaaaggattccctctggaatccctaaaggattccctctggaatccctaaaggattccctctggaatccctaaaggattccctctggaatcccgaaaggattccctccggaatcccgaaaggattccctccggaatcccgaaaggattccctccggaatccctaaaggattccctccggaatccctaaaggattccctccggaatccctaaaggattccctccggaatccctaaaggattccctttggaatccctaaaggattccctttggaatccctaaaggattccttttggaatccctagaggattccctttggaatccctaaaggattccctctggaatccctaaaggattccctctggaatccctaaaggatttcctctggaatcgctaaaggattccctctggaatccctaaaggattccctctggaatccctaaaggattccctctggaatccctaaaggattccctctggaatccctaaaggattccctctggaatccctaaaggattccctctggaatccctaaaggattccctctgcaATCCCTAGAGGATTCTCTCTGCAATCCctaaaaaatttcttctgcaatccctaaaggatttcttctgcaatccctaaaggattccctctgcaatccctaaaggattccctctggaatccctaaaggattcctctggaatccctaaaggattccctctggaatccctaaaggattcctctggaatccctaaagttccctctggaatccctaaaggattcctctggaatccctaaaggattcctctgaatcctaaaggattcctctggaatcctaaaggattccctctggaatccctaaaggattccctctagaatccctaaaggatttcctctggaatccctaaaggatttcctctggaatccctaaaggattccctctggaatccttaaaggattccctctggaatcctaaaggattcctctggaatccctaaaggattcctctggaatcctaaaggattccctcaggaatccctaaaggattccctcaggaatccctaaaggattccctctggaatccctataggattccctctggaatccctataggattccctctggaatccccaaaggattccctctaGAATCCCttaaggattccctctggaatcccttaaggattccctctggaatcccttaaggattccctctggaatcccttaaggattccctctggaatcccttaaggattccctctggaatcccttaaggattccctctggaatcccttaaggattccctctggaatccccaaaaggattccctctggaatccctaaaggattccctctggaatccctaaaggattccctctggaatccctaaaggattccctctggaatccctaaaggattccctttgaaatAGTTAAAATATTTCCTCTGGAACCCCTACAGGATTCACTTTGCAATCCCTAAAGGCATCGctttgcaattcctgaaggattcgcTTTGTAATCCTAAAGGATTATTTTtgcaatcccaaaaggattcgcttggcaatcccaaaaggattcgctTGGCAATCCCTTAAGTATTCGCTTTGCAatccttaaagaattttctcAAGGATTTGCTTTGCAATCCCTAAACGATTCAAATTGCAATCCCTAAAGTATTCGCTTTGTAATCACTAAAGAAATCGCTTTGCAATCTCTAATGGATTCGCTTTGTAATCCCTAAAGCATTCGTTTcgcaatccctaaaggatttgcTTTgtaatccctaaaggattcgctttgcaatccctgaaggattatttttgcaatcccaaaaggattcgctTCGCAATCCCTAAAGTATTCGCTTTGCAATCCctaaagaattttctaaaggattTGCTTcgcaatccctaaaggatttggTTTGCAATCCCTAAAGAATTTGCTTTGCAATCCCTTAACGATTCGAATTGTAATCCCTAAAGCATTCGTTTCGCAATCCCTAAAGGGTTTGCTTTgtaatccctaaaggattcgctttgcaatccctaaaggattatTTTTGCTCAGGGGTGCTCAGGATACATGAGTGAGTGATTGAGTGTAGCATTTGGCAAATCACACCAGTTATTTTTGCACTAACACTAACTGGCTCGAAACTGCTAAcactagagtagagtggggcaagagtgcgcgtggggtaagagtacgttttcgattttttgaagtaataaaaaaagataaactagcagcactgcatcagtttgacaggtattctggccaactattataatgtgtaattgtaaacgatttgaataaacaacaagggagatatggacttagataactttttggtcattttgctaaaaataattggatttccgcaactagtatttcattaccatatatacgttcaatcaggtgaacattataccatttcgataacctattgtatagagtactttatggtacagaacaccaatccggttggttttccaagaagtcaaaaccattacttgaatattttttgggactgtggggtaaaagtacgcaggaaccggtggggcaagagtacgcatatgaatcttgaAGTTATGATgccaaacccgtatctccggccgaaataagacttcttccaaagcgtaaagatccacaactaagaaaaaagggacagaaattgaaattatcacaagtttttaggataagttgaagtagtttggtgttagaaaggacttagcgaacaaagcactgaagcgaaataattaaattgtattaggacttgttgtacacctaaacatagtacgaaaacacaatttcagcttaatgatgatttcatttaatcaaaagaaacattcataaattgcTCAACggttagctgggaggggttgtgagatgtgtgacgatccatataatttttagaggattcatacaaatagtgtaagatagggggggaggggtgatgaaatagccaaattttacgttacgtgattggtggactttctttaaggaaaatgcctttgtatacgccacgcgaaacctgatatatatgtttacctctgtagttttttgtatatataaaaaacaatggtttttcgtatgaaagtgcacatttttaggaccccctccccctttaagagttacgtaatctttaaacattccctaatatatgctcattaaacatcaataaaatgttattaactcttatttgtgttaatatatacttaaagcacatgattggataaatgcgtactcttaccccacccgatgcgcacttttaccccaccggtggggtaagagtgcgtttttcacttgtcttgcaataagtgttctactaaaacgaatctcaataatttcaatattttttccactgggtaacataaaggaagagtatatgaatcatcgacactgatttgatatgcagaagcttgcttcataagggccacatgatcgattaaaactaagtgcgtactcttgccccactctactctataccGCAATCCTCTAGGGGAGCGAACACTTATTACCTATAATAGGTACTTTCAGCCCCCTCTTCCCTTCGTAAGTCCTTACGGGAAAATGTACAAACAATGGTGTATTATTTAGATGCTAGACCAACTCTCTGGGAATATTCCGACCGATCAGGAAAAACGattttaggctgtgaaccattccaccgattcgtttaacttttagttaaaatttgacagttcgatggttatttcgccgtggttaaaaataaccctgctccggagcatggttagatttgacagttcgatagttaaattttgttcgcgagaaaattggcgccaaatccatttcgttccgaataactatcaatctgtcaaaactcaaatgggtcggcttcggagtaaaattttaaccacgatgggaaaataaccatcgaagtgtcaaattttaacttaaagttaaacgaatcggtggaatggttcacagccttaggaTGCTTCTAATTAAGATTAAAGAACTTGGTGCTAAAGAAAACtaataacattaaaaaaatacctGACTCGGCGTTGCAAAAGTGGCTTGGGTGAGTAGGTTCTTCGTCATACTGTTGAATAGGGCAGTACGATTTGACACCACACGACGGCCGCTTCCGTCACAGAGAAATTGCTGGTCTTCTGATTATCGATTGACGGCGGTGGTCATGATATCGGAGGTACTGCTGAAGTTCCATTACTtggactgctgatgtgctgTTGATTTCCGTAAGCACTTATAATTAAAGATGTTGCCGACAACGATGATGTGGAAGTGGAGGTAACTATTTTTGCTGCATCCCAGGTGGAGACCGTTTCGTCTGAACCAGCCAATATGTGAAGACTGGCGGAACTCTCCGTGGTTACACCAGCTCAATCCTTTGTTTTAAATCGCTCGAAAGTGGTTTGGACACATGCTCCGgccattcgttttttttttctttcaactaTCCGAACCTTTCCTGGCATACCAGACTTTTCTTGGTTATACCAGCCGAGCGGTTCCTTGATTAGGGCCCACGGCGAAAGATCTAGACACGATTTTCCTCTTCTGAAACAATAAGATAGATGAAAAGGCATTCGAAGACAAGAATTATTAACAAATATCTACCAAAAGCGGTTATTTTCCATTCGGGCTGTTTAACTCATCGAATCAGCTGTCGACAGTCGGGGAATATTCGGAACTGGTGCCGCTGATGACTCACTACGGACGGACGCAGCCGTGATCACCCAACCGTGCATGTATCCATTGTAAATGTGAGGGAAAACTCCCGACCCGGTACCAAAGCCGTGCAATCGTGGCTCACAAGAAGATAGCCTGTCGGAAATTCCGGCAAGCTCCGAATCGAATTGCTGTGGCCACAATATGCCGCTCCCCAGGTGCAGTCGTTCGCATACCAAGCCCGCATTGAGAAATCCCGCAACAAGTCACGCAATTTTTATTATGCTTAACGATagctttccattttttttggcTGGAAACAAAGCAGAATCCATACGAAATAATTTGGAATGTTGAAAGTTGGTATAAACAATGACTCACCTTCTAAGTTAGGTAGGAATAACGATATTCTTTAAgaatattataaaatttattcCGGCACGACACTTTCGACAATTTCCACTCGCGAGTAAAAAAACATGGCGTGCGATTCGGGTTCGATCCAAAAGCAAATCTGACCAGTGTTGCCGAGATTCAATATTGCATTCTACTCAAATATAATATAGCATTCAAACCTGTGTAAttttacacaacttgttttggCTGACTGGGTTGCATCTATTTTAGtgtaatattaaatattttagatatGAATAGTACACTGGAGCAACGTAAAAGAAAATTATCAATTGCAAACTGTGTAATTTTGAAGCGGTGTAGTATTACAtccaaatatattcaaatatgcATTAGAAAATCGTTATTACATCGATTTTTTCGTACATCTGTCTGATTACGTCGATGCACTTTACAATCTTTTTTGCTGTGAACAGCCACACAAAACAGCAGCAACCAACGGTACCGATAAAAGAACGGTAataacagcagcagcaacacgTCAGCCGTCCTCAGCAACAGCAACAGGTCAACCTTCCTCAGCAAATTCTCAGCAAACCGCAGCACAGCAGCAAAGGATCCCTTTCAAATATATAATCGATGCACCCTTATCCTTCGTATGGCTTGTCACTTTCAACTCACTAAGACCAGCTCACCGTACAAAATGCAGTTCTcaaatgcctttgtcaaaagcTCAAAATTTCACTCGCTGATGAGTCACTTATAACTCACCAAATGGAACTCACGCTTCGCTGGTGTACAATGAACCCTAGTTGGCTTTGCACAAAAGGGTGCCAAATGGTGCAATCCTTGGAACAATGCGCTTCTCGTCGACAAAAGATCTTCAAACAAAGCTAAACAAAATGGTGTCGCATAAAACACATGCTTTCGTTGCAGTAGATTTCTTTGCCTTTCTATCACAGTTCGTTATTCCTCGTGTAGAGTAAAATGGCAATTTCACTAAATTCCACTGAAATCACtgaagcattagcattagcattagcattgagcaattcgcacaaattcgtaggtggtacaagcattgacgaatacatagaccgaaatgtccagtacaaagccatcagaaaatcgggcaccatgtcttcttcttcattttgaagaaaatacccctcgtgggtgacgaattacataaatattttacgagcgctgacttacccctcttgacgttttgacagtttgtctgtttgtttttctccctcACCTTGCGACGTCGTTTCGGTTCGTTTCGGCAGGAACTGGAAATGCTTTTGTTCGTTACCAAACGTTGGACATGGCTCACCGAGCTAAGGTTGAGTTGTCCGGTCAGTACATTGGCAAGTTCCAGTGCAAGATAGGATACGGTAAAGCTACTCCGACGACCAGAATTTGGGTTGGTGGTCTTGGCGCATGGACTTCGGTTACTCAGTTGGAGCGTGAGTTCGACCGTTTTGGTGCCATCAAAAAGATCGAATATAACAAAGGGGACACCCAGGCCTACATTCTGTACGATTCTATTGATGCTGCTACGGCTGCTGTGAAGGATATGCGTAGATTCCCGTTAGGGGCACCGGATCGTCGTATTCGTATCGATTTTGCTGATAACGGAACAACACCATCGTTCTCAAAGCGCAGTGGAGTTTTTGACGAAGGCGGTGAGTATCGTCGCGGCCCCGACTACGaatatcaaatcaaatcaattctTTTAGGATTCCAATACGGGGAGCACCACTGGCAAATCTGATGCCTACGACGACGACGGAATATTCGGCACCGATTTGAAAAACGAATGAAGACTCAAAGGATTTTATGACCTCAACAAAAAATAACAGCATGCAGATAAGTAGGTATCAACAACTAGTCGGTGGAGTTTAACGAACGGCAACACCCCAGAT comes from Armigeres subalbatus isolate Guangzhou_Male chromosome 2, GZ_Asu_2, whole genome shotgun sequence and encodes:
- the LOC134214051 gene encoding RNA-binding protein spenito-like, with amino-acid sequence MAHRAKVELSGQYIGKFQCKIGYGKATPTTRIWVGGLGAWTSVTQLEREFDRFGAIKKIEYNKGDTQAYILYDSIDAATAAVKDMRRFPLGAPDRRIRIDFADNGTTPSFSKRSGVFDEGGFQYGEHHWQI